From a single Miscanthus floridulus cultivar M001 chromosome 8, ASM1932011v1, whole genome shotgun sequence genomic region:
- the LOC136478244 gene encoding uncharacterized protein isoform X2 has translation MQLLFIFSDSFKLGCSVCSSEKPTAVVDALVFDPPSLRENSNARPAPCCTGNSSIVHVELSVKLRLLVALYSGCRIALCTIGKKGLRQPGGIRVERWLDTDDAMCTSVASEQQILAVGCSRGVVELYDLAENTRHIRTISLYDWGYSVEDTGPVACISWTPDNCAFAVGWKFRGLTVWSVSGCRLMCTIRQTGSNSVSSPMVKPSALKFEPLMGGTSHIQWDDNGYKLFAVEESLSERVLAFSFAKCCLNRGLSGTTYSHQVLYGEDRILLVQPDDADELKILHLNVPVSYISQNWPVLHVVASNDGMYLAVAGSHGLVLYDLRNKRWRFFGDVTQEQKIQCKGLLWLGKIVIVCNYVESSNTYELLFFPRYHLDYSSLLYRKPLLGRPIVMDVFQDYILVTYSPFDVHIFHVMISGELSPASNPVLQLSTVRELSIMSPKSPPVSMCFIPEQNDKGVLKGDTNGSSDLLSQQPSRCLILRTNGELSVLDMDDGHEHALTNSIELFWVTCSQFEEKGSLIKEVSWLDYGHRGMQVWYPSHGADPFKQEDFLQLDPELEFDREVYPLGLLPNVGVVVGVSQRMSFSTAEFPCFEPSPQAQTILHCLLRHLLQRNKIEEALHLANLSAEKPHFSHCLEWLLFTVFDADITRPSASKNQASQKVDPPKKSLLEKTCDLLRNFPEYMDVVVSVARKTDGRHWADLFSAAGRSTEMFEECFQQRWYRTAACYILVIAKLEGPAVSQYCALRLLQATLDESLYELAGELVRFLLRSGRDFENATSDSEKLSPRFLGYFLFRSPYKRQSSDLKSNSMKELSPHIASVMNILERHASYLMSGKELSKLVAFVKGTQFDLVEYLQRERQGSARLENFASALELIGQKLQMDTLQSRLDAEFLLAHMCSVKFKEWIVVLATLLQRAEVLVDLFRHDLRLWKAYSITLQSHDVFREYLDLLNILEEQLSSVSDLTLQNGPLS, from the exons ATGCAACTTTTGTTTATT TTCTCAGACAGCTTCAAGCTTGGTTGCTCTGTTTGTTCGTCTGAGAAACCTACTGCTGTCGTAGATGCGTTGGTGTTTGATCCTCCCAGTTTGCGAGAAAACTCTAACGCAAGGCCTGCTCCTTGCTGCACAGGCAATTCTTCTATTGTCCATGTTGAGCTGTCGGTGAAGCTAAGGTTGCTGGTTGCTTTGTACTCAGGCTGTCGCATTGCCCTCTGTACTATTGGTAAGAAGGGATTAAGGCAGCCTGGCGGCATCAGAGTGGAGAGATGGTTGGACACTGATGATGCGATGTGTACTTCTGTGGCTTCTGAGCAACAGATTCTTGCTGTCGGGTGCAGTAGAGGTGTTGTTGAATTATATGATCTGGCAGAAAACACGCGGCATATACGAACCATTTCGTTGTATGATTGGGG GTATTCAGTGGAAGATACCGGTCCTGTTGCCTGTATATCTTGGACGCCTGACAATTGTGCTTTTGCAGTCGGGTGGAAATTTAGGGGACTTACTGTATGGTCTGTGTCTGGATGTCGGTTAATGTGTACTATTCGTCAAACTGGTTCAAATTCTGTCTCATCTCCAATGGTGAAACCTAGCGCTCTAAAATTTGAGCCTCTTATGGGAGGAACATCACACATTCAATGGGATGATAATGGATATAAGTTATTTGCTGTCGAAGAAAGCTTGTCAGAAAGGGTTCTTGCTTTCTCATTTGCCAAATGTTGCCTAAACAGAGGGCTTTCAGGCACAACATATTCCCATCAGGTTCTTTATGGGGAAGATCGAATCCTTTTGGTGCAACCGGATGATGCTGATGAACTGAAGATATTGCATCTTAATGTTCCA GTTTCATACATTTCCCAGAACTGGCCAGTTCTACATGTGGTGGCAAGCAATGATGGGATGTACTTGGCAGTTGCTGGCTCTCACGGGCTAGTGCTATATGATTTGCGAAATAAAAGGTGGCGGTTTTTTGGTGATGTTACACAAGAGCAAAAGATCCAATGCAAAGGCCTATTGTGGCTGGGAAAAATTGTTATTGTGTGCAACTATGTTGAATCATCAAACAC GTACGAGCTTCTCTTTTTCCCAAGATATCATCTTGATTATAGCTCTTTACTCTACCGGAAACCACTGCTTGGAAGGCCAATTGTCATGGATGTTTTCCAGGATTATATATTAGTTACTTACAGTCCATTTGATGTGCATATCTTCCATGTGATGATCTCGGGAGAATTATCACCTGCTAGCAATCCAGTTTTACAG CTTTCAACAGTGCGAGAACTTTCAATCATGAGTCCGAAGAGCCCACCTGTTTCAATGTGCTTCATTCCTGAACAAAATGACAAAGGAGTGCTGAAAGGAGACACTAATGGATCCTCTGATCTTTTGTCGCAGCAACCATCAAG ATGTTTGATCTTGCGGACCAATGGGGAGCTTTCTGTGCTTGACATGGATGATGGACATGAACATGCTCTCACAAATTCAATTGAACTCTTTTGGGTCACCTGTTCCCAATTTGAAGAGAAGGGTAGTCTTATCAAAGAGGTTTCATGGCTTGACTATGGTCATCGGGGTATGCAG GTGTGGTACCCATCACATGGAGCAGATCCTTTTAAGCAAGAGGATTTTTTGCAG TTGGATCCGGAGCTTGAGTTTGATCGTGAGGTGTATCCTCTTGGTCTTCTTCCAAACGTTGGTGTGGTTGTTGGTGTTTCTCAGAGAATGTCCTTCTCAACTGCGGAGTTTCCATGCTTTGAGCCTTCACCTCAAGCCCAAACAATATTGCATTGTTTATTACGACATCTCCTTCAG AGGAACAAGATTGAAGAAGCTTTGCACTTGGCAAATTTGTCAGCAGAAAAGCCTCACTTCTCTCACTGTTTAGAGTGGCTTCTGTTTACAGTATTTGATGCAGATATAACAAG GCCAAGTGCTTCAAAAAATCAGGCTTCACAAAAAGTTGATCCTCCCAAGAAATCTCTTCTTGAGAAAACTTGTGACCTGCTACGGAATTTTCCTGAATATATGGATGTTGTAGTCAGTGTTGCTAGGAAAACTGATGGTCGACACTGGGCTGATCTTTTCTCTGCAGCTGGACGATCCACAGA GATGTTTGAGGAATGCTTCCAACAGAGGTGGTACAGGACTGCTGCTTGCTACATACTG GTCATTGCCAAGCTGGAGGGCCCTGCAGTCAGCCAGTATTGTGCACTCCGTTTGCTACAA GCTACACTTGATGAGTCTTTGTATGAGCTTGCTGGGGAGTTG GTTCGCTTCTTGCTAAGATCCGGAAGAGATTTTGAGAATGCCACTTCAGACTCCGAGAAGCTCTCTCCAAGATTTCTAGGCTATTTTCTGTTCCGTTCACCATATAAGCGGCAATCTTCTGATTTGAAAAG TAACTCAATGAAAGAACTTAGTCCACATATTGCCTCTGTTATGAACATTCTAGAACGCCATGCTAGCTATTTGATGTCTGGCAAGGAGCTTTCTAAACTCGTCGCTTTTGTCAAGGGGACTCAGTTTGATCTTGTG GAATATCTACAACGAGAAAGGCAAGGGTCTGCTCGTCTGGAGAATTTTGCTTCTGCACTTGAACTGATTGGACAAAAG CTCCAAATGGATACACTGCAAAGCCGACTTGATGCAGAGTTCCTTCTAGCTCATATGTGTTCAGTCAAGTTTAAGGAATGGATCGTGGTGCTAGCTACTTTATTGCAGCGTGCAGAG GTTTTGGTGGATCTCTTTCGGCATGATTTGCGATTGTGGAAAGCATATAGCATTACTCTACAG tcacatgatGTATTCAGAGAATATCTTGACCTTCTTAATATCTTGGAGGAGCAGCTTTCGTCTGTTTCTGATCTTACATTGCAAAATGGACCATTGTCATGA
- the LOC136478244 gene encoding uncharacterized protein isoform X1, which yields MYLAYGWPQSIPLDPDDSDRVVLLRLLGRLLLTVCPASLHLWSAAQHRVRLARSDRSPESLAAHGHNAHAVWSPDAKTVAVLTSSFYLYVYKVQHSGKQLIVGGKQVPGLCLASISLIITEKVPLANGVAITSNFVCDSKSMLLGLSNGHVQVVSWNAEFSDSFKLGCSVCSSEKPTAVVDALVFDPPSLRENSNARPAPCCTGNSSIVHVELSVKLRLLVALYSGCRIALCTIGKKGLRQPGGIRVERWLDTDDAMCTSVASEQQILAVGCSRGVVELYDLAENTRHIRTISLYDWGYSVEDTGPVACISWTPDNCAFAVGWKFRGLTVWSVSGCRLMCTIRQTGSNSVSSPMVKPSALKFEPLMGGTSHIQWDDNGYKLFAVEESLSERVLAFSFAKCCLNRGLSGTTYSHQVLYGEDRILLVQPDDADELKILHLNVPVSYISQNWPVLHVVASNDGMYLAVAGSHGLVLYDLRNKRWRFFGDVTQEQKIQCKGLLWLGKIVIVCNYVESSNTYELLFFPRYHLDYSSLLYRKPLLGRPIVMDVFQDYILVTYSPFDVHIFHVMISGELSPASNPVLQLSTVRELSIMSPKSPPVSMCFIPEQNDKGVLKGDTNGSSDLLSQQPSRCLILRTNGELSVLDMDDGHEHALTNSIELFWVTCSQFEEKGSLIKEVSWLDYGHRGMQVWYPSHGADPFKQEDFLQLDPELEFDREVYPLGLLPNVGVVVGVSQRMSFSTAEFPCFEPSPQAQTILHCLLRHLLQRNKIEEALHLANLSAEKPHFSHCLEWLLFTVFDADITRPSASKNQASQKVDPPKKSLLEKTCDLLRNFPEYMDVVVSVARKTDGRHWADLFSAAGRSTEMFEECFQQRWYRTAACYILVIAKLEGPAVSQYCALRLLQATLDESLYELAGELVRFLLRSGRDFENATSDSEKLSPRFLGYFLFRSPYKRQSSDLKSNSMKELSPHIASVMNILERHASYLMSGKELSKLVAFVKGTQFDLVEYLQRERQGSARLENFASALELIGQKLQMDTLQSRLDAEFLLAHMCSVKFKEWIVVLATLLQRAEVLVDLFRHDLRLWKAYSITLQSHDVFREYLDLLNILEEQLSSVSDLTLQNGPLS from the exons atGTACCTGGCGTACGGGTGGCCGCAGTCGATCCCGCTGGACCCGGACGACTCGGACCGCGTGGTCCTCCTCCGCTTGCTCGGCCGCCTCCTCCTCACCGTCTGCCCGGCCTCGCTCCACCTCTGGTCCGCCGCGCAGCACCGGGTCCGCCTAGCCCGCTCCGACCGCTCCCCGGAGTCCCTCGCCGCCCACGGTCACAACGCGCACGCCGTGTGGAGCCCCGACGCCAAGACCGTCGCCGTCCTG ACCTCTTCCTTCTACCTCTACGTTTACAAGGTTCAGCACTCGGGGAAGCAACTGATCGTCGGTGGCAAGCAGGTCCCGGGGCTTTGCCTGGCTAGTATATCCCTAATCATCACCGAGAAGGTTCCTCTCGCCAATGGCGTTGCTATAAC GAGTAATTTCGTGTGTGACAGCAAAAGCATGCTCCTCGGACTATCCAATGGGCATGTGCAGGTCGTGTCCTGGAACGCTGAG TTCTCAGACAGCTTCAAGCTTGGTTGCTCTGTTTGTTCGTCTGAGAAACCTACTGCTGTCGTAGATGCGTTGGTGTTTGATCCTCCCAGTTTGCGAGAAAACTCTAACGCAAGGCCTGCTCCTTGCTGCACAGGCAATTCTTCTATTGTCCATGTTGAGCTGTCGGTGAAGCTAAGGTTGCTGGTTGCTTTGTACTCAGGCTGTCGCATTGCCCTCTGTACTATTGGTAAGAAGGGATTAAGGCAGCCTGGCGGCATCAGAGTGGAGAGATGGTTGGACACTGATGATGCGATGTGTACTTCTGTGGCTTCTGAGCAACAGATTCTTGCTGTCGGGTGCAGTAGAGGTGTTGTTGAATTATATGATCTGGCAGAAAACACGCGGCATATACGAACCATTTCGTTGTATGATTGGGG GTATTCAGTGGAAGATACCGGTCCTGTTGCCTGTATATCTTGGACGCCTGACAATTGTGCTTTTGCAGTCGGGTGGAAATTTAGGGGACTTACTGTATGGTCTGTGTCTGGATGTCGGTTAATGTGTACTATTCGTCAAACTGGTTCAAATTCTGTCTCATCTCCAATGGTGAAACCTAGCGCTCTAAAATTTGAGCCTCTTATGGGAGGAACATCACACATTCAATGGGATGATAATGGATATAAGTTATTTGCTGTCGAAGAAAGCTTGTCAGAAAGGGTTCTTGCTTTCTCATTTGCCAAATGTTGCCTAAACAGAGGGCTTTCAGGCACAACATATTCCCATCAGGTTCTTTATGGGGAAGATCGAATCCTTTTGGTGCAACCGGATGATGCTGATGAACTGAAGATATTGCATCTTAATGTTCCA GTTTCATACATTTCCCAGAACTGGCCAGTTCTACATGTGGTGGCAAGCAATGATGGGATGTACTTGGCAGTTGCTGGCTCTCACGGGCTAGTGCTATATGATTTGCGAAATAAAAGGTGGCGGTTTTTTGGTGATGTTACACAAGAGCAAAAGATCCAATGCAAAGGCCTATTGTGGCTGGGAAAAATTGTTATTGTGTGCAACTATGTTGAATCATCAAACAC GTACGAGCTTCTCTTTTTCCCAAGATATCATCTTGATTATAGCTCTTTACTCTACCGGAAACCACTGCTTGGAAGGCCAATTGTCATGGATGTTTTCCAGGATTATATATTAGTTACTTACAGTCCATTTGATGTGCATATCTTCCATGTGATGATCTCGGGAGAATTATCACCTGCTAGCAATCCAGTTTTACAG CTTTCAACAGTGCGAGAACTTTCAATCATGAGTCCGAAGAGCCCACCTGTTTCAATGTGCTTCATTCCTGAACAAAATGACAAAGGAGTGCTGAAAGGAGACACTAATGGATCCTCTGATCTTTTGTCGCAGCAACCATCAAG ATGTTTGATCTTGCGGACCAATGGGGAGCTTTCTGTGCTTGACATGGATGATGGACATGAACATGCTCTCACAAATTCAATTGAACTCTTTTGGGTCACCTGTTCCCAATTTGAAGAGAAGGGTAGTCTTATCAAAGAGGTTTCATGGCTTGACTATGGTCATCGGGGTATGCAG GTGTGGTACCCATCACATGGAGCAGATCCTTTTAAGCAAGAGGATTTTTTGCAG TTGGATCCGGAGCTTGAGTTTGATCGTGAGGTGTATCCTCTTGGTCTTCTTCCAAACGTTGGTGTGGTTGTTGGTGTTTCTCAGAGAATGTCCTTCTCAACTGCGGAGTTTCCATGCTTTGAGCCTTCACCTCAAGCCCAAACAATATTGCATTGTTTATTACGACATCTCCTTCAG AGGAACAAGATTGAAGAAGCTTTGCACTTGGCAAATTTGTCAGCAGAAAAGCCTCACTTCTCTCACTGTTTAGAGTGGCTTCTGTTTACAGTATTTGATGCAGATATAACAAG GCCAAGTGCTTCAAAAAATCAGGCTTCACAAAAAGTTGATCCTCCCAAGAAATCTCTTCTTGAGAAAACTTGTGACCTGCTACGGAATTTTCCTGAATATATGGATGTTGTAGTCAGTGTTGCTAGGAAAACTGATGGTCGACACTGGGCTGATCTTTTCTCTGCAGCTGGACGATCCACAGA GATGTTTGAGGAATGCTTCCAACAGAGGTGGTACAGGACTGCTGCTTGCTACATACTG GTCATTGCCAAGCTGGAGGGCCCTGCAGTCAGCCAGTATTGTGCACTCCGTTTGCTACAA GCTACACTTGATGAGTCTTTGTATGAGCTTGCTGGGGAGTTG GTTCGCTTCTTGCTAAGATCCGGAAGAGATTTTGAGAATGCCACTTCAGACTCCGAGAAGCTCTCTCCAAGATTTCTAGGCTATTTTCTGTTCCGTTCACCATATAAGCGGCAATCTTCTGATTTGAAAAG TAACTCAATGAAAGAACTTAGTCCACATATTGCCTCTGTTATGAACATTCTAGAACGCCATGCTAGCTATTTGATGTCTGGCAAGGAGCTTTCTAAACTCGTCGCTTTTGTCAAGGGGACTCAGTTTGATCTTGTG GAATATCTACAACGAGAAAGGCAAGGGTCTGCTCGTCTGGAGAATTTTGCTTCTGCACTTGAACTGATTGGACAAAAG CTCCAAATGGATACACTGCAAAGCCGACTTGATGCAGAGTTCCTTCTAGCTCATATGTGTTCAGTCAAGTTTAAGGAATGGATCGTGGTGCTAGCTACTTTATTGCAGCGTGCAGAG GTTTTGGTGGATCTCTTTCGGCATGATTTGCGATTGTGGAAAGCATATAGCATTACTCTACAG tcacatgatGTATTCAGAGAATATCTTGACCTTCTTAATATCTTGGAGGAGCAGCTTTCGTCTGTTTCTGATCTTACATTGCAAAATGGACCATTGTCATGA